In the Catenulispora sp. EB89 genome, GGTGGTCCTGGCGCTGGCCTGGCCCGACCGCTTGTGGAGCGCGCAGCGCGGCGCGCTGGCCGACGCCTGCGCCTCGGTGGCCGACTACGCGCGCCGCCTGAGCCGGGACCAGGACGCGGTCTTCGACCCCAACGCGCTGGCCCAGGCCCGGGCCGCCGCCACGCTCACCCCGCGCCAGGCGCGTCGCCGGCCGTCCGAGCTCTCGGGTATCCGCGTGCTGATGGACGAGGTCCGCGCCGTGCTGGCCGTGCTCGCCAAACCGCCCGGCCGGATGCCCGACCTAGAACGTACGCAGGTCCGCGATCTGCTGCTGGCCGCGGCCAACGTGCTCGACACCGCCGCCGGCTCGATCCGCACCGGATCGGTCGTGCCGCCTTCGACCGCGCTGCTCACGGCGATGGAGAAGGCGGCGCGGGACAGCATCGCGGGAGAGGCCGCGCAGAACGCGGCGGAGAAGCTGATCGACCTGCTCGCCCAGGTCGACGCGGTGCTGCGGCAGACCGACGAAGGCGAGAGCGGCGAAAGCGGCGGCCCCGGACGCCGCGGCTTCCTCCGTCGGCCGGGCACCCGCCAGCGCCTGGACCAGGCGTGGCGCACCGTACGCCGGGAACTGCGCCGCGACTCCCCGATCCTGCGGCACGCCCTGCGCGTGGCCGTGGTGGTGGCGGTGACCGACGGGATCTGCAAGCTGTTCAACGTGCAGCACGGCTACTGGGCCGCGCTGACCGTCGTGATGGTGATGCGCCCGGACTTCTCCCAGACCTTCGGCCGCGGCGTCGCACGCTTCGCCGGCACGCTGGTCGGCGTCGCCATCGCCTCGACCGTCGTGCTGCTCTTCCACCCCGACCCCTGGGTGGCCGCGGTGCTGGCGGTGGCCTGCACCGGCGCGCTGTACCTGGTGATGCAGTCCGGCTACCTGGTCGCCAGCACCCTGATCACCGCCTACATCGTCTTCCTGCTGTCCATGGACGGGCTCGCGCTGGCCAGCACCGTGCGCGAGCGCGTCGCACTGACGCTGCTCGGCGGGCTGATCATCTTCACCTCGTACGCGCTGTGGCCGTCCTGGCAGACCGTGACGCTCGCCGGCCGCCTGGCCGACCTGATCGAGACCACCGGGACGTACGCCGCGTCGGCGATCGAGGCGGTCGCCGAACCGGGGCCGGGCAGCCGCAGACGCGCCCGCGAAGCCCTGCTCGACTCGCGCGACGCCTACCTCGCGCTGGAGTCGGCCGCGCTGGCCGCCGCGCAGGAACCGGTGCGCGACCGGGGACCCAGCCGCGAAGGACTGACCCGCGCACACCACGCCCTGGCCCGGTTGTTCGAGGCGGCGGTCGTCCTGCAGACGCACCTGCCTTCCGACGACGAACCGGCGCGAGCGCGACCTGCCGCCTCGGCGTTCGCGCGCACCGTGCGCGCCGCGCTGCT is a window encoding:
- a CDS encoding FUSC family protein, with product MARSTQAVSGTGSVSGLGAAWYRSIKTASRSGMRVERAFNDPWAALRSGLGVAIAVFGALAWLGPAHAVLPALGAQLTGMTSVLPGYRRGPGLTASTALGLFASAFVGNAVAPWPALFVLVLALWAFGAAMFWALGAAPGIAASMTVPVMLTIVRPPRDFGDAVQFALLIGAGGAVQVVLALAWPDRLWSAQRGALADACASVADYARRLSRDQDAVFDPNALAQARAAATLTPRQARRRPSELSGIRVLMDEVRAVLAVLAKPPGRMPDLERTQVRDLLLAAANVLDTAAGSIRTGSVVPPSTALLTAMEKAARDSIAGEAAQNAAEKLIDLLAQVDAVLRQTDEGESGESGGPGRRGFLRRPGTRQRLDQAWRTVRRELRRDSPILRHALRVAVVVAVTDGICKLFNVQHGYWAALTVVMVMRPDFSQTFGRGVARFAGTLVGVAIASTVVLLFHPDPWVAAVLAVACTGALYLVMQSGYLVASTLITAYIVFLLSMDGLALASTVRERVALTLLGGLIIFTSYALWPSWQTVTLAGRLADLIETTGTYAASAIEAVAEPGPGSRRRAREALLDSRDAYLALESAALAAAQEPVRDRGPSREGLTRAHHALARLFEAAVVLQTHLPSDDEPARARPAASAFARTVRAALLVTADQVRDGETVTSTDLDGALTTWRAAQDGIPATILLDAARLAAEANRLQGLLTTLDTAPPAGPVAATG